One window of the Piliocolobus tephrosceles isolate RC106 chromosome 17, ASM277652v3, whole genome shotgun sequence genome contains the following:
- the CX3CL1 gene encoding fractalkine isoform X3, with product MQHLDRQAAALTQNGGTFEKQIGLVKPRTTLAARGMDDSVVPEPEATGESSSLKPTPSSREAQTALGTSPEQSTGVTGSSGTGLPLTTKAQDGGPVGTELFPVPPVSTAATCQSSGPHQPGPGLWAEGKTSEALSTQDPSTQASSSQASTTSSPAPEENTPSEGQPVWGQGQSPRPENSLEREEMGPVPAHTDAFQDWGPGSMAHVSVVPVSSEGTPSREPVASGSWTPKAEEPIHATMDPQRLGVLITPVPDAQAATRRQAVGLLAFLGLLFCLGVAMFAYQSLQGCPRKMAGEMVEGLRYIPRSCGSNSYVLVPV from the coding sequence ATGCAGCATCTGGACCGCCAGGCTGCTGCTCTGACTCAAAATGGCGGCACCTTTGAGAAGCAGATCGGCCTGGTGAAGCCCAGGACCACCCTTGCCGCCCGGGGAATGGACGACTCTGTGGTACCGGAGCCCGAAGCCACAGGCGAAAGCAGTAGCCTGAAGCCGACTCCTTCTTCCCGGGAGGCACAGACGGCCTTGGGGACCTCCCCAGAGCAGTCGACAGGCGTGACTGGTTCCTCAGGGACCGGGCTCCCCCTCACGACAAAGGCTCAGGATGGAGGGCCTGTGGGCACGGAACTTTTCCCAGTGCCTCCCGTCTCCACTGCCGCCACGTGCCAGAGTTCTGGTCCCCACCAACCTGGGCCCGGCCTCTGGGCTGAGGGAAAGACCTCTGAGGCCCTGTCCACCCAGGACCCTTCCACCCAGGCCTCCTCCAGCCAGGCCTCCACTacttcctccccagccccagaggAGAACACTCCGTCTGAAGGCCAGCCTGTGTGGGGTCAGGGACAGAGCCCCAGGCCAGAGAACTCTCTGGAGCGGGAGGAGATGGGTCCCGTGCCAGCGCACACAGATGCCTTCCAGGACTGGGGGCCTGGCAGCATGGCCCACGTCTCTGTGGTCCCTGTCTCCTCGGAAGGAACCCCCAGCAGGGAGCCAGTGGCTTCAGGCAGCTGGACCCCTAAAGCTGAGGAACCCATCCACGCCACCATGGACCCCCAGAGGCTGGGCGTCCTTATCACTCCTGTCCCTGATGCCCAGGCTGCCACTCGGAGGCAGGCAGTGGGGCTGCTGGCCTTTCTTGGCCTCCTCTTCTGCCTGGGGGTGGCCATGTTCGCCTACCAGAGCCTCCAGGGCTGCCCTCGAAAGATGGCGGGAGAGATGGTGGAGGGCCTTCGCTACATCCCCCGGAGCTGTGGTAGTAACTCATATGTCCTGGTGCCCGTGTGA